A genomic window from Rhizobium sp. 007 includes:
- a CDS encoding TetR/AcrR family transcriptional regulator: protein MSPPKRRGRPPSQLARARIVKAAHDILIEDGFGRLTVEAVASKSGVGKPTIYRQWANACELAMAALMSGDSGAIEEDGINLRSALTAQMQSLIQAFATTRGRQIAMTLAAADPESEFTKAFRNQVILSSRETGRALLIEAAARGEIMLPQNLEVLLDMMYGPVFYRLLVGHRPLDASFAENIVAIALKVVASP, encoded by the coding sequence ATGAGCCCACCGAAACGGCGTGGAAGACCGCCAAGCCAATTGGCCCGGGCGAGAATCGTGAAAGCCGCGCACGACATACTGATCGAGGATGGATTCGGCCGTCTCACCGTCGAGGCGGTTGCCTCGAAGTCCGGCGTAGGCAAGCCGACGATCTATAGGCAATGGGCGAACGCCTGCGAACTCGCTATGGCTGCGCTGATGTCCGGAGATTCGGGCGCCATCGAAGAAGACGGCATAAATTTGCGATCGGCGCTGACGGCGCAAATGCAATCGCTGATCCAGGCTTTTGCGACCACCAGAGGGCGCCAAATCGCCATGACGCTCGCGGCCGCCGACCCCGAAAGCGAATTCACCAAGGCCTTCCGCAACCAGGTCATTCTCTCAAGCCGCGAGACGGGTCGCGCCTTGTTGATCGAGGCAGCCGCTCGAGGAGAAATTATGCTGCCGCAAAACCTCGAGGTGCTGCTCGATATGATGTACGGACCTGTTTTCTACCGGTTGCTGGTCGGACATCGCCCACTCGACGCGAGCTTCGCCGAAAACATCGTCGCGATCGCGCTGAAAGTTGTAGCGAGCCCGTAG
- a CDS encoding VOC family protein: protein MSTSIQSLTPYLIVKNAREAIAFYGRAFGAEELFRLTDPHDGRIGHAELKLGENTVMIADEYPDFGALSPDTIGGSPVTFHLATLTVDANLARAVGAGAVVLRAAADQPYGERVAMVVDPFGHRWMLSQKIEVVAPEEMQRRWDEETGA from the coding sequence ATGTCCACCTCGATCCAATCTCTGACGCCTTATCTCATCGTCAAGAATGCTCGCGAAGCGATTGCTTTCTATGGCCGCGCCTTCGGGGCCGAGGAGCTTTTCCGGCTGACCGACCCGCATGACGGTCGGATCGGCCACGCCGAGCTCAAGCTCGGCGAAAACACGGTCATGATCGCCGACGAGTATCCAGACTTCGGCGCACTGAGCCCCGATACGATCGGGGGCTCTCCCGTAACCTTCCACCTCGCAACTTTGACGGTCGACGCAAATCTTGCCCGGGCCGTCGGAGCGGGAGCCGTCGTTCTGCGTGCCGCCGCAGATCAGCCCTATGGCGAGCGCGTCGCCATGGTCGTCGATCCATTCGGTCACCGGTGGATGCTCTCGCAGAAGATCGAAGTTGTGGCGCCTGAAGAAATGCAGCGCCGCTGGGACGAGGAGACCGGGGCGTGA
- a CDS encoding cupin domain-containing protein, with translation MNAADGNRNEGGGRAGDGSPSHRCCDVILLEPGEGRRYELGPLTGVFKADEVETEAAYSVSEWILETGLKGVGGHSHAANDEVFYVLEGVPEILVGDCWRRCTPGTFLRIPAGVVHDFRNPGETTARLLNLFIPGGFERNMPEISAWFAAQEPV, from the coding sequence GTGAACGCGGCCGACGGAAATCGAAATGAAGGAGGCGGCCGAGCGGGGGATGGCAGTCCGTCGCACCGCTGCTGTGACGTGATCCTTCTCGAGCCGGGAGAGGGGCGGCGCTACGAGCTCGGCCCGCTCACGGGCGTGTTCAAGGCCGATGAAGTCGAGACGGAGGCCGCCTATTCCGTGTCCGAGTGGATTCTCGAGACTGGTCTGAAAGGTGTCGGCGGACACAGCCATGCAGCAAATGACGAGGTTTTCTACGTGCTTGAAGGTGTGCCCGAAATCCTCGTCGGCGACTGCTGGCGGCGGTGCACACCGGGCACTTTCCTGCGAATACCGGCCGGCGTCGTCCACGATTTCCGAAACCCCGGAGAGACGACCGCCAGGCTGCTCAATCTTTTCATACCCGGTGGATTTGAACGCAATATGCCCGAGATCTCCGCTTGGTTCGCCGCTCAGGAACCGGTTTAG
- a CDS encoding DUF2092 domain-containing protein → MKVCNGSEEAFLKTRTSARHAGSAPTGLSPRWPALKTRILGNASRAAAFGVFVGFAALPIARAAEPAPPFKPAISDEAATAVSQMGKTLLAKEQSITARTIRVYLGESGQPLHVFHTMKIVVRRPNRIAVEVAGDDGKHNLFYNGKAASIFFPDSKEYAVIAASGDIPSALNEVVDKINVDFPLGGFFVDSPDKLLLSDAISAWQVGTANVDGVECRHLFFHQKSGIDLELWVEKNSAATPRRLAVTYRLLPGQPSFIAEFTSWNTKARPSESEFAFQPPAGAKKIELTTAAAPATKRTQ, encoded by the coding sequence ATGAAAGTTTGCAATGGTTCAGAAGAGGCCTTCCTGAAGACCCGGACATCTGCGCGGCACGCCGGCAGCGCGCCGACTGGTCTGTCGCCGCGGTGGCCAGCGCTGAAGACGAGGATCCTTGGGAATGCCAGTCGGGCCGCTGCGTTCGGCGTCTTTGTAGGGTTCGCCGCGTTGCCGATAGCCCGAGCAGCTGAACCGGCTCCGCCGTTCAAGCCGGCGATCAGCGATGAAGCCGCCACCGCCGTCTCGCAGATGGGAAAGACGCTGCTGGCCAAGGAACAGTCGATTACGGCGAGAACCATCAGGGTTTATTTGGGCGAATCCGGACAGCCGCTTCACGTCTTCCACACGATGAAGATCGTCGTGCGTCGTCCTAATCGAATCGCCGTCGAGGTTGCCGGCGACGACGGCAAGCACAATCTGTTCTACAACGGCAAGGCGGCCTCAATCTTTTTCCCCGACAGCAAGGAGTACGCGGTGATTGCCGCATCCGGCGATATACCGTCGGCACTCAATGAGGTGGTAGACAAGATCAACGTTGATTTTCCGCTCGGCGGCTTCTTTGTGGACTCTCCGGACAAACTGCTGTTGAGCGATGCTATCTCCGCCTGGCAGGTCGGGACGGCCAATGTCGACGGAGTCGAATGCCGGCATCTGTTTTTCCATCAGAAGTCTGGCATCGATCTGGAGTTGTGGGTCGAGAAGAATAGCGCGGCCACACCACGTCGCCTCGCCGTCACCTACCGGCTGCTCCCGGGCCAACCCAGTTTCATCGCGGAATTCACCAGCTGGAACACCAAAGCCCGCCCATCCGAGTCCGAATTCGCCTTTCAACCGCCCGCCGGTGCAAAAAAGATCGAGCTGACTACGGCCGCTGCGCCGGCAACTAAGAGGACCCAGTGA